The Falco peregrinus isolate bFalPer1 chromosome 1, bFalPer1.pri, whole genome shotgun sequence genome has a window encoding:
- the SCAMP2 gene encoding secretory carrier-associated membrane protein 2 produces the protein MSGFDTNPFADPVDINPFQDPSVTQLTNTSQSGLDEFNPFSENSQLTNAARTTPAVQPSGHSQPAVLQTSVEPTPQAVAAAAQAGLLQQQAELERKAAELEKKERELQSNAASINPRQNNWPPLPKKCPIKPCFYQDFSADIPADYQRICKMLYYLWMLHSITLLLNLLACLAWFTVESERGVDFGLSILWFVLFTPCAFLCWYRPIYKAFRSDSSFSFFVFFFIFFCQIAIYIIQAVGIPGWGDSGWIAALSELHGNLAVTVIMMVVAGFFTLCAVLSLFLLKQVHSLYRRTGASFQRAQEEFSQGILTNRGFQNAAAGVASSAAQSAFRGN, from the exons GATCCCTCTGTGACACAGCTCACAAACACGAGCCAAAGTGGCTTGGATGAATTCAACCCCTTTTCTGAGAACTCCCAGCTG ACAAATGCGGCACGGACGACGCCAGCTGTGCAGCCTTCTGGCCACTCACAACCTGCTGTTCTGCAGACGTCCGTGGAGCCCACTCCCCAG GCTGTGGCTGcggcagcacaggctgggcttcttcagcagcaggcagaattagagaggaaggcagctgagttggagaagaaggaaagggaattgCAGAGTAATGCAGCCAGCATTAATC cAAGGCAAAACAACTGGCCACCTCTTCCCAAGAAGTGTCCGATCAAGCCGTGTTTTTATCAGGATTTTTCTGCAGACATCCCAGCTGACTACCAGCGGATATGCAAGATGCTGTATTACTTGTGGATGC TGCATTCGATTACCCTGCTCCTAAACCTGCTTGCTTGCCTGGCATGGTTCACAGTCGAGTCAGAAAGGGGAGTAGACTTTGGTCTCTCGATCCTGTGGTTTGTTTTATTCACACCTTGTGCCTTTCTCTGCTGGTACCGACCAATTTACAAGGCTTTCAG GTCTGACAGCTCCTTCAGCTTCTTCgtcttctttttcatcttcttttgcCAAATAGCAATCTACATCATCCAGGCTGTCGGCATTCCTGGCTGGGGAGACAG TGGATGGATTGCAGCGCTGTCTGAGCTGCACGGGAACCTGGCCGTGACGGTTATAATGATGGTGGTGGCAGGGTTCTTCACGCTGTGTGCGGTTCTCTCACTCTTCCTCCTGAAGCAG GTGCATTCCCTGTATCGGCGCACGGGAGCCAGTTTCCAAAGGGCCCAGGAAGAGTTTTCCCAAGGAATCCTCACCAACAGGGGCTTCCAGaatgcagctgctggggtggcCTCCTCAGCTGCACAGAGTGCTTTCCGGGGAAACTAG